The Effusibacillus lacus genome includes the window TTGCTATGTCACTGACAAGCAAGGTGAAGCCGTATAAATTCGGTTTTGGCCCGTTTGCTCCCGATACCTATAAGATGGCCTATCCGTATTACTATCGCAGACCCGAAGGAATGACCCCTGAACAGTTGGATCAGGAAATTCTCCGTCGGTTGGAAGATTTCTTCCTGTCGGAAGTTCCTGCGGAAGAAGTCGCAGCGATTATCATGGAGCCGGTTCAGGGAGAAGGCGGTTTTATTGTTCCGTCGAAAACATTCGTTCAGGGAGTAAAACGAATCTGCGAAAAATATGGCATTCTGTTTATTGCAGATGAGGTGCAAACCGGATTCGGACGCACAGGAAAAATGTTTGCCATGGAGTACTTTGATGTGATTCCGGATTTGATGACAATGTCAAAATCGATTGCAGCAGGTCTGCCGATCAGTGCGGTCACCGGTCGTGCCGAGATTATGGACACTCCTGCTCCGGGAGAAATCGGCGGAACTTACGGCGGAAGCCCGCTTGGCTGCGTAGCCGCGTTGAAGGTTATCGAAATGATGGAAGAAGACAGGCTGCTTGAACGGTCCAACGTGATCGGGGAAAAAATATTTTCCCGCTTTAAACAGCTGCAGCAGAAGTACGAATCAGTCGGCGACGTTCGCGGATTGGGGGCGATGTGTGCGATTGAAGTGGTAAAAGACCCGGTGACAAAAGAACCGGACAAAGAATTGACAGGCCGGATTATTCAAGAATGCAACCGCCGCGGAGTGATTGTGATGGGGGCCGGATTATATGGAAATGTGATTCGCATCCTGTCTCCACTGGTAATTTCCGACGAACAACTGGAAGAAGGGCTGGATGTGCTCGAGAGCGTTTTTGCCGATATCGTGAAGCACTGAAATCGATGGATTGGGAAAGGAACAATTCTATGAAGAAACAATTATTTATTAACGGGGAATGGATCAACTCCCAAAACTATACCACTCTTGTATCTCCTTACACAGGCGAACCGATTACAGAAATTCCGGCTGCAACAGCAGAGGAAGTGGATCGGGCAATCGAAGCCGCCTATCAGGCGAGAGGTATTATGGCCAAAATGCCTGCGCATCAGCGCGCGAACATATTGGAAAATCTCTGCCGGTTGTTGGAACAGCGGTCGGACGAAGCTGCAAGAATCATTGCGCTTGAAGCTGCGAAGCCGATTACAACCGCAAAAGCGGAAGTGGCTCGCACAATACAAACGTACAAGTTTGCGGCTGAGGAAGCCAAGCGGATTCATGGGGAAACGCTGCCGCTTGATGCAGCACCCGGTGGAGAAGGGCGTGTTGCCTATACAGTACGGGAACCGATTGGTGTAGTCGGTGCAATCACGCCGTTTAACTTCCCAATGAACCTGGTAGCCCACAAGCTCGGACCGGCAATCGCATCCGGGAATACGATCGTGTTAAAGCCGGCTACCCAAACCCCGCTTTCCGCCTTCTTTGTGGCGGAACTTCTGCAAGAAGCCGGGCTGCCGGCAGGTGCTCTCAACGTGGTTACAGGCAGCGGCGGAGTTGTCGGCGACAGGATTGTAACAGATGAAAGAGTGTCGAAAATTACCTTCACGGGAAGTCCTGCGGTTGGGATCGGAATCCGCAACAAAGCGGGATTGAAACGTGTGACCTTGGAGCTGGGCTCCAATGCTGCCGTAATTGTAGACAAAGGGGTAAACATTGACAAAATCATATCCCGTTGTGTAACTGGTGCTTTTGCTTTCCAGGGACAAGTGTGCATCTCATTGCAGCGTGCCTATGTGCATGAAGAGATTTATGACGAGTTCGTGGAGAAGTTCGTTGCAGCAACCGAAAGACTTAAAGCGGGTGATCCGCTTGATCCTGCCACAGACGTGTCTGCCCTGATTACACCCGGGGATGTGCAGCGTTCGCTCGATTGGATTGCGGAAGCAAAACAGAATGGGGCAAAAGTTGCAACGGGTGGTACTGCACAGGGGAACATTCTGCTGCCGACTGTACTGTTGGATGTGGACCCTGCTGTTAAAGTTTCCTGTCAGGAAGTATTTGCCCCGATCGTCCTGATCAATAAGGTCAAAACTGTCGATGAAGCGATCGAACAGGTGAATGATTCACGTTACGGATTGCAGGCCGGGATCTATACCGAGAATGTTCATACCGCCTTTGATGCGGCGGAAAGGCTTCATGTCGGAGGGGTTATGATCAACGACATACCGACATTCCGGGTAGATCACATGCCGTATGGAGGAGTCAAGGAAAGCGGATTTGGCCGTGAAGGCTTGAAATATGCGATTGAAGAAATGACAGAGTTGAAGCTTGTGGTGTTCAACAGGAATTAGCCGAATCTGTCAAGCTGCTGCAGGGGTCGCAAGACCCCTGTTACTCTTGGTTGATAAAGTTCAAACCGTATTTTTTTATGCGGCGCATCAACAGGGATTGGGTCACGCCAAGTGCCTGAGCCGTTTTTCTTGTGCTCTTATGCTGCATGTAAGCCTTTTCGATTATTTTCATTTCGATCCGTTCCATCATTTCGGTTAACGTTTCCCCGACCAACATATTTATGGAAGCATTCTCTCGGTCGTTTTGAGCCCGTACATTTTCCGGCAGATCAGACATGGAAATTTCAGTTTTGTTCGCGGTAATGACGAGACGTTCCACGAGATTCTCCAACTCCCGGATATTGCCCGGCCAGTCGTACTGCTGCAGAAGATCGAGAACTTCAGGTGAAAATTTGCGGTTTTGCCTATGCTCCCGGTTGAATTTTTTCAGATAGAAAAATAATAGCGGGAAAATATCTTCCCTGCGCTCCTTTAACGGGGGGACGTGAATCGGCAGGATATTCAGGCGAAAGTACAGATCGGATCGAAATCTTCCCTCTCTTGACATGGCTGCAAGATCCTGATTGGTAGCGGCAATGATTCGCACGTCCGCCATGTGTACCCGAGTATCCCCAACGGGCATGAAAGTCTTATCCTGAATCAGCTGCAAAAGCTTCGATTGGACATGCAGCGGCAATTCACCAATTTCATCGAGAAAGAGAGTCCCCTGGTCGGCCATCTTGACAAGCCCGATTTTTCCGCTGGAATTTGCGCCTGTAAAAGCCCCTTTTGTATAGCCGAACAATTCCGATTCAATCAAAGATTCCGGAATTGCACTGCAATTGATATGGACAAAAGGTTTTTCATAACGTTCACTTAACTGGTGTATTCTCTTGGCAATTACGTTCTTGCCCACTCCAGTTTCACCGGTAATAAGCACCGTCGTGCTAACGGCGGCAACCTTGTCGATTAAATCCTGCAGGGCAAGGAACGTTCTGCTTTTTCCGATTACGGGGCGATGCTCCAAATGATCGTTTTGCTTAAGCTTAATGTTGCGAATTTCTTGACCGTAACGTCTCAGCAAAGCTTCCGTTTCTTCAAGCTGTGAAGTTGTGCGAACCGCTTCTGTTATATCCCGGGAATGGGCCAGAATCAGTTCGATTTTTTCCTGTTCGTTTCGAATCAGATGTCCGGTTACCAAATATTTGCGTCCATTTTTCATTACTTGAACGGTACTGATGGTTTTTCCCGCTTCCAAGACCATTCTTGTAATGGAAGGGTTATAAGCACCTTCCGCTTCCAATTGCCGCACATTGCGCCCGATTAACTCCGACTTTGGCTTGCCAATGATATTCTCGCTTGATTTGTTAACCCATAGCGTGTTTCCTTCTCCGTCGGATATATAGATCCCGTCAGACAATGCATTCAGTAAATCTTCGAAATTCTTCGGTGTAAGTTGTGTCATTTCACGCAGCATCAGCGGGGTAACTCCTTTCAAATCAAATCAAATCAGTTCGTTGATAATTTAAAATATATCAAATATTCGAGAGTAATTGAATTGTTTTCGAATCAAAAATAATAAAAATACCCAGCAGTTCGGCCTGCAATGATTCCGGATTTTCGAGATAGAATCGAAATCGATTCGGTTTGAGTTGCATTCGATTCGAAAATGTTATTCGGAATCGAACAAACAGTCTGTTTTTATGGAAAATACCGATTATTTGCTGGTTTTCCTACTCAAATTGTGTTGGCATGGACTTTGCTAGTAAATTCATGCAGATCAAGCAGGGAGGTATAGAAATGTTTAGAAAAAAATTTACGGGGGTTGCAGTAGCTTCGTTATTCTTGATGGGTTCGCTGCTCAGCGGTTGCGGCAGTCAACAAACCGGGAGCGGCGGTAAGGCAGACAGTGTGACGATAGGGGCGATTTTCCCGCTTACCGGAGGATCTGCCTATCAGGGAAAAAGTTTCAAACAGGCGATTGAACTGGCACAGGAAGAAATCAACGCCAAGGGCGGAATCAACGGGTTAAAACTCAATATTTTGTTTGAGGATGACAAAGGAGTTCCGGCCGAAGGCGTAAACGCAGCGCAAAAATTGATTACCCAAAATAAGGTGTCCGCCATTCTTGGCAACTTCAACTCATCCGTTACCCTTGCCGTCCGTGCTGTCACAGAACGTGAAAAAGTCGTTCAATTGACACCGGGTTCAACGGCTGACAGTATTACGGAACCGGGTCACAAGTATATGTTCCGCAATTTGATGCCCAACAGTTTTCAGGGACCTGAATTGGCTAAATATGCCACGAAAAAGCTGAATCTGAAAAAAGTAGCAATTATCGCGGAAAATACCGATTACGGCCGTTCGGGAGCCGAACAGTATAAAAAGACAACCGAATCGTTGGGCGGGAAAATACTCGCGGTGGAGTATTACAACCAGGGAGACAAAGACTTCTACGCACAGCTGACAAAACTCAAGAATCTCAATCCGGAAGGCGTATTTATTGCCGGTCTGATCACCGAAGGAGCCCAAATCCTCAAACAGGCGCGCGATTTGGGGATTAAAACCCAATGGCTGGGACTCGGCGGATTCACCAATGACAAGTTTTTCGAACTTTCGGAAGGCGCTGCTGAAGGAATGATTCATGTCAGCTACTTTGAGCCGGAAGCCTATCAATATTTCCCGCAGTCCAAGGAATTCGTTGAAAACTATAAGAAAAAATACGGCGTAGGCCCGGACATGTATGCCGCCAACAGTTATGAAGCGGTCTATATCCTTGCTGAAGCGATCAAAACCGCCGGTGGCGGGGATCGGGAAAAAATCCGCGAGGCAATGAGCAAAATCAAAGATCTTCCCGGTGTATGCGGCCCCACAACCTTTGATCAAAACGGACAGGCAGCAAAGGGACTCCTGTTTGTGAAAATTCAGGGCGGAAAACGGGTTCCCATCGGATCAGAAAAGGACAGCAAATAGTGTCGAAACGAAACACCTGTTTTAAAGGTGAAATCCCTCAGTCGGGAACTCTGGGGGATTCACCTTTATTTTGAAAGGAGTTTTAGCATGATAGAGTTCTTGCAGCAGACCGTGAACGGCTTTGTCATAGGAAGCAGTTATGTATTGATTGCTTTGGGACTCACCCTGATTTTTGGAATGCTTGACATGATTAACTTTGCCCATGGGGAACTGTTGATGGTCGGCGCATTCATCGCTGTTGGCCTGGCCAGCGGTTTAGGGCTTCCCTACTTGCTGGCCATACCTTTGGCGATGCTGATTGTTGGTGTACTGGGTGTTGTTATGGAACGGTTGGCATTCAAACCGTTAAGGAATTCGGATCGCGTCAATCTGATGGTCAGTTCGCTCGGTGTATCGATTATTTTGCAAAATGCGGTTCAACTGATCTGGGGACCGGATCCGAGAAACCTGCAATCACCGTTTACCAACATGCAAATCCATCTTGGCGGGATGGTGTTAAACGGGCAGCGTCTGTTTGTGGTTTTTGTCGCCGCCCTGCTGATTGGCGTTTTGTATTATGTCATCCAGAAAACAAAAATTGGAATAGCGATGAGAGCCTGTGCTTTTGATATGGAAACGGCAAAACTGATGGGAATCAAGGCAAACAGGATCATCATCATGACATTTGCGATTGGAGCCGGACTTGCCGCTTCGGCCGGTACGCTGCTGGCGCCGATTTTCAGTGTGTACCCGACTATGGGTGTAATGGCTACGATGAAAGCATTCGTGGTTGTTTTGCTTGGAGGAATCGGAAATGTCACGGGTGCTATCGCCGGGGGTTTAATTCTCGGGCTGGTGGAAACTTATGCGGCAGGTTACTGGTCGTCGGAATATAAGGACGTGATCAGTTTCGTGATCATGATTTTGGTGCTTCTGTTCAAGCCCGCGGGTTTGTTCGGAAAACACGTACAGGAGAAGGTGTAAATGAACAAAAAACTTCTGGCAGGGCTTTGCTTACTGTTTTTTGTTGCGTTTCCGATTGTCTTTCCCGATGATTATTTCATTCACATTCTGGTCATGGGCGGGATCAATGTCGTACTTGTGTTAAGCCTGAATCTGATATCCGGTTTTGCCGGTCAAGTTTCCTTGGGGCATGCCGCCTTTTTTGGGATTGGTGCCTATGCGTCCGCCATTTTATCAATGAACGGGATTCCGGTGTGGGTGGCATTTGTATTGGCGGCAGTAATTTCTGCCGTATCCGGTTTTTTGATCGGGTATCCGGTTCTCCGTTTGCGCGGCCACTTTTTTGCAATTGCCACATTGGGATTTGGTGAAATCGTCCATCTTTTGATCAACAACTGGGTGGATGTCACCCGCGGGCCGATGGGCTTAAGCGGGATCCCAAAGCCGGAAGCGATCTTCGGATTGGATTTCAGTTCCAAAACGCACTACTATTTTCTGATTTTAGCTTTTACCGTTAGCGCGATTTACTTTTCAACCCGAATCCAGCAGTCCAAGATGGGGCGGGCTCTTGTATCCATCCGCACGGATGAGATTACGGCAAGCGCGATGGGGGTAAATGTCGCCTACTATAAAATATTGGCATTTACTTTCAGTTCCGCGATTGCCGGAATTGCCGGCGCCTATTATGCCCATTTTGTGCTCTTTTTGAGTCCGGAGACGTTCAAATTGGCCATGTCGATTAACGTATTGCTGATGCTGCTGATTGGGGGCATGGGAAGTATTTTGGGATCCGTACTGGGAGGACTGTTTATTACGATCGTATCGGAATATTTACGTACATTTGCCCAATATCAGATGCTGATTTACGGTGTTCTGATTGTTATGGTTGTCATATTTGCACCAAAAGGACTTAGCGGTGTACTGGAGAAAGTCAGCGGATTTCTGCGAAAAACGGTTTTCCAAAAATCCCAAATGAAAGGGGGGTACAGCGCCCATGAGCCAACCCATTCTGCGGACTGACGATTTGACTATCAAATTTGGCGGGATTACCGCGGTGGATCGCGTATCCATCCATATCAAACAGGGTCAGATATTTGGGTTAATCGGCCCGAACGGGGCAGGAAAAACAACCATGTTCAATCTGCTCACCGGAATTTATAAACCGACTGCAGGCAAGATCTATTTCAAAGGCAAGGATATCACTTCGCTGAAAACACATGAAATTGTTTCACTCGGAATTTCCAGAACGTTCCAAAACATTCGCCTTCTCAAAGGTCACACTGTGTTTCAGAACGTATTATTGGCCACCCATCACAAATTAAGATACAGCTTCGTTGATGCACTGTTCATGCTGATGAAATTTCGCCAATCTGAACAGCAAGCGGAGAAATTGGTGAACGATTTGATGAGCAAATACAATCTTTCTGGACTGCGGGATGAGATTGCCAGCGATTTGCCGCAGGGGTTGCAGCGCAAGGTGGAGATCGTTCGTGCTTTGGCAACCGGAGCGGAGCTGATTTTTCTCGATGAACCGGCTGCCGGCCTCAATCCGGCGGAAACCGCCGAATTAATGCAGTTGATCCGACAATTGCGCGATGAAGGCAACACCATTTTCCTGATTGAACACGACATGAAACTTGTAAAAGGCATCTGCGACGAGATTGCTGTGCTTCATTTCGGCCAGTTGCTGGATCAGGGCACCTATGAAAAAGTCACCGGCAATCAGCAAGTTGTGCAGGCCTATTTGGGCAGGAGGTATAAGAATGCTCAAAGTTGAGAACTTGCAAGTGAATTACGGAAATGTGAATGCGCTTAAGGGAGTTTCACTCCATATTGAACAAGGAGAGGTTGTGACTTTAATCGGTTCAAACGGAGCCGGAAAATCCACGTTGTTGAAGACCATTTCCGGACTAATTCGGCCGAAAAGCGGATCGATCACGTTTCAAGGCGAAGATATCACCAGACTGTCGCCCGATGTAATTGTGGCGCGCGGGATTGCCCATGTGCCGGAAGGACGACGGATTTTTACCAACATGACTGTAATGGAAAACCTGAAGATCGGTGCCTATCAGCGAAGGGATAAGGATCAGTTGAAAGCGGACTATGAAGAAGTGTTTTCGTTGTTCCCCATTTTAAGGGATCGGGCAGAACAGATGGCCGGCACACTGTCGGGGGGAGAACAGCAAATGTTGGCATTAAGCCGAGCTTTGTTATCGAAACCCAAACTTCTCCTGCTGGATGAACCTTCTCTGGGACTGGCGCCGGTCATGGTGGATACGGTTTTTGATGTAATCGATCAAGTTCGAAAGAGCGGAATCACGATTCTGCTGGTTGAACAAAATGCCCACCTGGCTTTGGAATCGTCAAAACGGGCTTATGTTTTGGAAACGGGCGAGATCAAACTGTCGGGCGACTCACAGGCTCTTATGGAGGACAGCCGGATCGTGGAAGCTTATCTCGGGTAATCGACCCAGAAAGAAGGGAACAGGATGCGAGTAAAAGTGGCGGTTGCACAGATGGATCCCGTTTTGGGTGGCATCGCGCAAAATCTGAAAAAAACAATAGGATTTATCAACACGGCAGCGGCCGAAGGGGCAAAACTTGTCGTTTTTCCCGAGTGTTCCCTGACGGGATACTGTTTCAATAATGAAGAAGAAATAAAAAACAATGCCCTGACGGTCGGAGACGAATGGACGAGGGAACTGACGGAAACGGCGCGACAGGCGAATGTCTACACCATCGTGGGATTTCTTGAATCTTTTGCAGGCAAAACCTATAACTCGTCTCTGGTAATAGGACCAAACGGCATAGCCGGGACCTACCGGAAAGCGCATTTGCCCAGTTTGGGGCTGGATAATTTTGTATCACCGGGAAGCGATGAGTTTTCGCTCGTAGAAACATCGATAGGAAAGCTGGGAGTCCTCATTTGTTACGATATACGTTTCCCTGAACAGGCACGGATCCTGGCGCTGCAGGGTGCGGATATTCTCGTGCACATTACAAATTTGCCGTTAACGGCATCATCCCAGGTGGATTATTTGCTGCCGGCACGTGCGATTGAAAATCGGGTCTATGTAGTATCTTCTGACCGTGTCGGAGAGGAGCGGGGTTTTCGTTTTCTCGGCAGAAGCAGCATTTTCGGTGTGAATGGCGAAACGTTGGCACAAGCGAACGAAACGGATGAGACGGTCATTTATGCGGAACTGGATTTACAAGTACCGAGACAGAAGAAAGTTTTCTATCCGGCAATGGAAGGAAAACCGGTTGATCACGTAAATGACCTGACCGGTTCTCGCCGGCCCGAACTTTATTCCCCGTTAATCAAGCTGTAAAAAGCCGGATTGGCAATCGATAGACAGGGGTTGATCTTAAGATGAAGCAATCGTTACTTACAGTCAATCTTTCCCGAATAAAGGAAATGCTTGATGTCAGTTCCAGCATCGGAACGCTTCCGCAGGGCGGGTTGTGCAGACTGGCGCTGAGCGACGAAGACAAGCAAATGCGGGATATTTTTATCAAGTGGTTACAAGATTTGAATCTGCAAGTACGGGTGGATGATTTCGGGAACATTTACGGCCGACGGGAAGGAAAGGACAAGGACGCACCGGCTGTTGTAGTCGGCTCCCACCTTGATACCCAGCCGCAAGGTGGCCGTTTTGACGGGATTCTCGGCGTCTTGTCCGCGCTTGAAGTAATTCGTGTGTTAAACGACTGTGACATTGAAACGAAGCGACCGATTGAGATTGTAAACTTCACAAACGAAGAAGGGGCACGCTTTGAACCGCCCATGTTGGGATCCGGCGGAGTTGCCGGGGTTTTCGACAAGGATTTTATTCTCAATCTGAAGGATTCTAGCGGAAAACGGTTTGGGGATGAACTGCAAAGAATCGGATATGCCGGTTCTGAAGAAAACCGTATTAAAGACATGTACGGGTATGTCGAACTGCATATTGAGCAGGGACCCGTACTGGAACGGGAAAATATCTCGATTGCCGCGGTAGAGGGAATCCAGGGAATCACCTGGCTGGAGGTAAGGTTGACGGGGCAAGCCGATCACGCTGGACCGACACCGATGTCGATGCGGAAAGACGCTTTGGTGGCGGCAGCAAAGATGATCGTCGCGGTTCAGCAAATTGCCAAGGACATCGACGATACTGCAACAACGACCGTCGGACGGCTCTCAGTGGCACCGGGTGCAGTGAATTGCGTTCCAGGCGAAGTGGTTTTTACAATTGATATTCGCCATTTTAACGATATTGTCCGGGAACGGGCCGTAGAGTCAGTTCTTGAAAAAATCAGCACGATTGCAGCCGTTGAAGGAGTCGGCATCGAAGTCAGCAAACTGTGGGAGATCCCGGCTACCGCTTTTTCGCAGCACATTGTCAAACATGTGATAAAAGGGGCCGAAATGTCGGGTTACAGTGTTAGAAACATGGTAAGCGGAGCGGGACACGATGCCAAATATATGAACCACATCGTTCCGTCTGCAATGATTTTTGTTCCGAGTGTCGGCGGCAAAAGCCATTGTCCGGAAGAACTGACCTTGTGGGAAGACATCGAAAAGGGAGCCAATGTGCTGCTGTATGTTGTCCACGAACTGGCACAGGAATGAGCCCGAAACTGAACCGCTGAAAGGAGAAACACGAATGATTACCCAAAAGAGTGACATTCTCGAAAAGGTGCTCAATAAGATTGAGGAACTCTGGGACGACGAAGTTGCTTTTCTTCAGAAAATCGGGAGTTATCCAAGCACATTGGGCAATGAGGCGGCTCTGCAAAATTTTATTGCCAGCTACTTTACCGAAGAAATGCAGCTTCAAACTGACAAATTTGTTCCGGACGTAAAAAGGATTTCCCGGCTCCCCGGATATTCTCCCGTTGAGTGGTCCTATGCGGGCAGACCGGTAGTGGTGGGACAATGGAAAACAAACGGTCCGAAAATCGGAAAAAGCTTAATCCTGCAGGGACACATTGACGTAGTCAGTCCTGAACCCGTATCGCTGTGGAATTACAATCCTTGGGGTTCCACAATTGTAGGGGACAGAATGTATGGCCGCGGCCTGCAAGACATGAAATCGGGAACCTCCGCCATGATCTTTGCCGTAAAAGCGATCAAAGAGGCCGGGATTGAACTTGGTGCGGATGTACTGCTGCAAACGGTGATTGAGGAAGAATGTACCGGAAACGGGGCGCTCGCTGCACTTGACAGGGGGTATGTCGCGGATGGAGCGTTGATTCCGGAACCGTTTGGTCCTACAGCTCTGAAAGCGCAAGTGGGAGTGATTTGGGTCAGAGTTCGGGTCACCGGTTTGGGTGCTCATGTGGAACGGGCTGATCGGGCAGTCAACGCAATCGAAAAGGCATACATTCTGATCAATGCCCTTGGCGAGTATCGGAAGTATATCAACAGCCGGCCAAAGCATCCGGCTTTTAAAGATATTAACCATCCGTTGAATGTAAACGTTGGTAAAATCCATGCAGGTGATTGGCCGTCGAATGTACCTGCAGAATGTGTGTTTGAAGCCAGGATCGGTTTCTATCCGGATCAGGATCCGCAGCAGATCAAAGATGAAGTGAAAGCGTGGCTGCTTGAAGCGGCAAAAGAAGATGAGTGGCTGCATGAGGTGGAACCGGAAATTACTTTCTACGGGTTCCACGCGGAAGGTGTTTCACTTGACGAAGACATGGAAATATTTGATGCTTTGAAGAATGCCCATAAGACGACTACAGGCGAAGAGCTGCAGTATTTTGTATCGACATGCACAACGGACATTCGTTTCTACAATTTGTACTACGGTATTCCTGCGACCTGTTACGGCCCCGTTGGCGGAAGTATGCACGGTGCGGACGAATGGGTGAATCTGCCGAGTGTCAAAGCGGTAACCAAAACCTATGCAGCGTTTATTTTGGATTGGTGCGGGATAAGGAACTGAAAACGAGCGTGAGTACTATAAACCGGACTTGCACACGAGTGTGAGTCCGGTTTTTTGGATACCTCATTTTCGTCATTTGTAAATGGGTCGAACCGCTCAATCGAGTAAAACTTCAAGAAAAAATTGAGGAAGCCAAGCAAGACAAGTACGTGCAAACCGAAACGAACCTCACGAGGGCGCCAGAAAACGAAATTGCGGCATAAATCAGACGCACAGAGATAAAAGGAAGACCGGTAAACAGCAACACTCAAGGCTATACCGGTCTCCTTGTGATTTTCAATCAAATAAACAATTGGAGCGGATTGTCATTGCTTCCCGCGACAATCACGGAGGTCACGAAGCTTGAGCGTGAACTCTAGCAGGCCAGACAGTAACGGAAAAATACCGCAAGGAAATCAACACCTTGTGTCGGCATCAGCAGGTAGGGGAAAAAGCGATTATTAATCAGTCCAATGGCAAGAAAGAGCTGACGGCGGAAGTCGAACGGGTGGCTCGTGTGGAATCTACCGTTACTATCTATGGGGAATCGGGAGTAGGCAAAGAGCTGATCGCTCATGCGATTCATCATTTCAGTCCAAGGGCCGATCAGCCTTTTGTGAAAATCAATTACGGTTCGATTCTGCAAAATTTTGGGAGAATGGCGTGTTGCCTATACAGTATGGGAACTGACTGGTGTAGTCGGTGCAATCAAGCCGATTAACTTCCCG containing:
- a CDS encoding ABC transporter ATP-binding protein — encoded protein: MLKVENLQVNYGNVNALKGVSLHIEQGEVVTLIGSNGAGKSTLLKTISGLIRPKSGSITFQGEDITRLSPDVIVARGIAHVPEGRRIFTNMTVMENLKIGAYQRRDKDQLKADYEEVFSLFPILRDRAEQMAGTLSGGEQQMLALSRALLSKPKLLLLDEPSLGLAPVMVDTVFDVIDQVRKSGITILLVEQNAHLALESSKRAYVLETGEIKLSGDSQALMEDSRIVEAYLG
- a CDS encoding carbon-nitrogen hydrolase family protein, translating into MRVKVAVAQMDPVLGGIAQNLKKTIGFINTAAAEGAKLVVFPECSLTGYCFNNEEEIKNNALTVGDEWTRELTETARQANVYTIVGFLESFAGKTYNSSLVIGPNGIAGTYRKAHLPSLGLDNFVSPGSDEFSLVETSIGKLGVLICYDIRFPEQARILALQGADILVHITNLPLTASSQVDYLLPARAIENRVYVVSSDRVGEERGFRFLGRSSIFGVNGETLAQANETDETVIYAELDLQVPRQKKVFYPAMEGKPVDHVNDLTGSRRPELYSPLIKL
- a CDS encoding Zn-dependent hydrolase, which produces MKQSLLTVNLSRIKEMLDVSSSIGTLPQGGLCRLALSDEDKQMRDIFIKWLQDLNLQVRVDDFGNIYGRREGKDKDAPAVVVGSHLDTQPQGGRFDGILGVLSALEVIRVLNDCDIETKRPIEIVNFTNEEGARFEPPMLGSGGVAGVFDKDFILNLKDSSGKRFGDELQRIGYAGSEENRIKDMYGYVELHIEQGPVLERENISIAAVEGIQGITWLEVRLTGQADHAGPTPMSMRKDALVAAAKMIVAVQQIAKDIDDTATTTVGRLSVAPGAVNCVPGEVVFTIDIRHFNDIVRERAVESVLEKISTIAAVEGVGIEVSKLWEIPATAFSQHIVKHVIKGAEMSGYSVRNMVSGAGHDAKYMNHIVPSAMIFVPSVGGKSHCPEELTLWEDIEKGANVLLYVVHELAQE
- a CDS encoding ArgE/DapE family deacylase is translated as MITQKSDILEKVLNKIEELWDDEVAFLQKIGSYPSTLGNEAALQNFIASYFTEEMQLQTDKFVPDVKRISRLPGYSPVEWSYAGRPVVVGQWKTNGPKIGKSLILQGHIDVVSPEPVSLWNYNPWGSTIVGDRMYGRGLQDMKSGTSAMIFAVKAIKEAGIELGADVLLQTVIEEECTGNGALAALDRGYVADGALIPEPFGPTALKAQVGVIWVRVRVTGLGAHVERADRAVNAIEKAYILINALGEYRKYINSRPKHPAFKDINHPLNVNVGKIHAGDWPSNVPAECVFEARIGFYPDQDPQQIKDEVKAWLLEAAKEDEWLHEVEPEITFYGFHAEGVSLDEDMEIFDALKNAHKTTTGEELQYFVSTCTTDIRFYNLYYGIPATCYGPVGGSMHGADEWVNLPSVKAVTKTYAAFILDWCGIRN
- a CDS encoding sigma 54-interacting transcriptional regulator, with translation MCRHQQVGEKAIINQSNGKKELTAEVERVARVESTVTIYGESGVGKELIAHAIHHFSPRADQPFVKINYGSILQNFGRMACCLYSMGTDWCSRCNQAD